A stretch of Clostridium formicaceticum DNA encodes these proteins:
- a CDS encoding sigma factor G inhibitor Gin codes for MKINKFFIRLVKKMTEELQCYMCNDETSTGILLLNQYICRRCEEELVSTPVDQLKYEIFKRKIKDIWQQFLQEA; via the coding sequence ATGAAAATAAATAAATTTTTTATAAGGCTGGTGAAAAAGATGACAGAAGAATTACAATGTTATATGTGTAATGATGAGACCAGTACAGGTATTCTTCTATTAAACCAATATATATGTAGGAGATGTGAGGAAGAATTGGTAAGCACACCAGTAGATCAGCTTAAGTACGAAATATTTAAAAGAAAAATAAAAGATATTTGGCAGCAATTTTTGCAGGAAGCCTAA